Proteins co-encoded in one Candidatus Eisenbacteria bacterium genomic window:
- a CDS encoding deoxynucleoside kinase yields MTPGYFLAIAGNIGAGKTELTTRLSQELGWLAYYEPVIQNPYLDPFYADMPRWSFHLQIYFLSERYKAQVEISKSSLPFIQDRTIYEDAEIFARTLREQGSMTEVDYQNYSALFEVLTSHLRPPDLIVYLQARPATLMERIARRGRPSEQGIGIDYIQRLNLAYDGWMERARVNHEVLTIDTDAVALQGDSPAFRSLVDDLKQRYPRQAELDLPG; encoded by the coding sequence ATGACTCCCGGATACTTTCTCGCGATCGCCGGCAACATCGGCGCCGGAAAGACCGAGCTGACCACGCGACTGAGTCAGGAACTCGGGTGGCTCGCCTACTACGAGCCGGTGATCCAGAACCCGTACCTCGATCCGTTCTACGCCGACATGCCGCGCTGGAGCTTTCACCTGCAGATCTACTTCCTCAGCGAACGCTACAAGGCGCAGGTCGAGATCTCGAAGAGCTCGCTGCCGTTCATCCAGGATCGCACCATCTACGAGGATGCGGAGATCTTCGCGCGCACGCTGCGTGAACAGGGCTCGATGACCGAGGTCGACTATCAGAACTACAGCGCCCTGTTCGAGGTGCTGACGAGCCACCTGCGGCCGCCCGACCTGATCGTGTACCTGCAGGCGAGGCCGGCGACGCTCATGGAGCGGATCGCCAGGCGCGGCCGCCCGAGCGAGCAGGGCATCGGCATCGACTACATCCAGCGTCTCAATCTCGCCTATGACGGCTGGATGGAGCGCGCACGCGTGAACCACGAGGTGCTCACGATCGACACCGATGCGGTGGCGTTGCAAGGCGACTCGCCCGCATTTCGCTCGCTGGTCGACGACCTCAAGCAGCGCTATCCGCGCCAGGCCGAGCTGGACCTGCCGGGTTAG
- the ileS gene encoding isoleucine--tRNA ligase, with amino-acid sequence MAGYRDTLNLPRTDFPMKADLPGREPERLRWWAERGEYQRLREQKRGRPLLILHDGPPYSNAHIHMGTASNKVWKDAVVRSSSLLGFDSPYVPGWDNHGMPIEIQVTKEFREKKLQPDRIELRRRCREYAAEWVAVQRAEFERLGIWGEWSKPYLTMEHAFEAEIVRTFAGLAEAGFVQRGMRSIHWCPTDRTALAEAEIEYQDIPSPSIHVAFPLREDAQGVFAGLSPAVEAVAWTTTPWTLPANLGLMVDPEAPYVVVRHGDRHLLIAAPRLEAVEKVLGSALPEVRRVAGRELLGVLFEAPWGNASRVVDGTPFVSMQDGTGLVHTAPGHGKEDFAVGLREGLGVVNPVDDAGRFELGAEPFVGRSVLDVDADVITWLGERGRLLASGTLTHSYPHCWRCRRPVIFRATRQWFMMIDHHDHRERAMTEVERVKWEPEGARNRIRDAVRLRPDWCLSRQRSWGVGIPALYCESCNAALLEPRVMKRAAELTREHGSDAWFEQPVEAFLPSGFRCPQCEAAGPFRKETDILDVWFDSGSTHRAIQVTHPEFGEAWQRAVREAGRIVYFEGPDQHRGWFNSSLMVGVGLTGHAPYTDVLTHGWVLDRDGRAMHKSLGNVIAPDSIIVRYGADIVRWWALATDWRNDVRVGDEILQRVADAYRKVRNTFRFLLGNLDDFRPEHAVPFARLTPVDRAFASHLAARLERMREDYRNFLFHRVTDALLDVCTVDLSAVFLDVAKNRLYTLAADDPARRSAQTVLWRALHDLAVAASPILVFTAEEVWQSHPGLVATCESVHLSEWPEHTREAVHEGPAGDDWAFLLEIRGIVNAAIEPLRAAKTLATTQEAEVTLTAAPPTIARLAQLGGELLGFLLVARAELIEDLDATDVRVEVQKTSLPRCERCWTHRPDVDDTPGQAALCSRCNRVLAARS; translated from the coding sequence ATGGCTGGCTACCGCGACACGCTGAACCTGCCGCGAACCGACTTCCCGATGAAGGCGGACCTGCCGGGCCGTGAGCCGGAGCGGCTGCGCTGGTGGGCCGAGCGCGGCGAGTATCAGCGACTGCGTGAGCAGAAGCGCGGGCGTCCGCTCCTGATCCTGCACGATGGTCCGCCGTACTCGAACGCTCACATCCACATGGGTACCGCTTCGAACAAGGTGTGGAAGGACGCCGTGGTTCGCAGCAGTTCGCTGCTCGGATTCGACTCTCCGTACGTGCCGGGCTGGGACAATCACGGCATGCCGATCGAAATTCAGGTCACGAAGGAGTTCCGAGAGAAGAAGCTCCAGCCCGACCGAATCGAGTTGCGCCGCCGCTGCCGCGAGTACGCGGCCGAGTGGGTCGCCGTCCAGCGTGCGGAATTCGAACGCCTCGGAATCTGGGGGGAATGGAGCAAACCCTACCTGACGATGGAGCATGCGTTCGAAGCCGAAATCGTCCGCACCTTCGCGGGTCTCGCCGAAGCCGGCTTCGTGCAACGCGGCATGCGCTCGATCCACTGGTGCCCGACCGATCGCACGGCGCTGGCCGAAGCCGAGATCGAGTATCAGGACATTCCGTCGCCGTCGATTCACGTCGCCTTCCCGCTTCGTGAAGACGCCCAGGGCGTCTTCGCCGGACTCTCGCCCGCGGTCGAGGCCGTCGCCTGGACCACCACGCCCTGGACGCTGCCTGCGAATCTGGGCCTCATGGTGGATCCCGAGGCCCCGTACGTCGTGGTGCGCCACGGAGACCGCCACCTGCTGATCGCGGCACCGCGCCTCGAGGCGGTCGAGAAGGTGCTCGGCAGCGCGCTGCCCGAGGTGCGGCGTGTCGCGGGGCGTGAGCTGCTCGGGGTGCTGTTCGAGGCGCCGTGGGGCAATGCGTCGCGAGTCGTCGACGGCACTCCGTTCGTCAGCATGCAGGACGGCACCGGGCTCGTTCACACCGCACCCGGGCACGGCAAAGAAGACTTCGCGGTCGGATTGCGCGAGGGACTCGGAGTCGTGAATCCGGTCGACGATGCGGGCCGCTTCGAGCTCGGCGCAGAGCCCTTCGTAGGTCGCAGCGTGCTCGACGTCGATGCCGACGTGATCACATGGCTCGGCGAGCGCGGGCGGCTGCTGGCGAGCGGAACACTCACGCACAGCTACCCGCATTGCTGGCGCTGCCGACGGCCGGTGATCTTCCGCGCCACCCGTCAGTGGTTCATGATGATCGACCATCACGATCACCGCGAACGCGCGATGACGGAGGTCGAGCGCGTGAAATGGGAGCCCGAGGGCGCGCGCAATCGCATTCGCGATGCCGTGCGGCTGCGCCCCGACTGGTGCCTGTCACGCCAGCGCTCGTGGGGGGTCGGCATTCCCGCCCTCTATTGCGAGAGCTGCAACGCCGCCCTCCTCGAGCCTCGCGTCATGAAGCGCGCCGCCGAGCTGACGCGCGAGCACGGCTCGGATGCGTGGTTCGAGCAGCCGGTCGAGGCGTTCCTGCCGAGCGGTTTCCGTTGCCCGCAATGCGAGGCGGCCGGGCCGTTCCGCAAGGAAACGGACATCCTCGACGTGTGGTTCGACTCCGGCTCGACGCACCGAGCCATTCAGGTCACGCATCCGGAATTCGGCGAAGCGTGGCAGCGCGCTGTGCGCGAGGCCGGTCGCATCGTCTACTTCGAGGGTCCCGACCAGCACCGCGGCTGGTTCAACTCGTCGCTGATGGTCGGCGTCGGACTCACGGGTCATGCGCCCTACACCGACGTGCTCACCCATGGCTGGGTGCTGGATCGTGACGGCCGTGCGATGCACAAGTCGCTCGGCAACGTGATCGCGCCCGACTCGATCATCGTGCGCTACGGTGCCGACATCGTGAGGTGGTGGGCGCTGGCGACCGACTGGCGCAACGACGTGCGAGTCGGCGACGAGATCCTGCAGCGCGTCGCCGACGCCTATCGGAAGGTGCGCAACACGTTCCGCTTCCTGCTCGGGAATCTCGACGACTTCCGTCCCGAGCATGCCGTGCCTTTCGCGCGCCTGACTCCGGTCGATCGAGCGTTCGCGAGTCACCTCGCGGCGCGACTCGAGCGGATGCGCGAGGACTATCGGAACTTCCTGTTCCATCGCGTGACCGACGCGCTGCTGGACGTCTGCACCGTCGATCTCTCGGCGGTCTTCCTGGACGTTGCGAAGAATCGGCTCTACACGCTGGCGGCCGACGATCCCGCCCGCCGTTCGGCGCAGACCGTGCTGTGGCGCGCATTGCATGACCTCGCGGTCGCGGCCTCACCGATCCTGGTGTTCACCGCCGAGGAAGTCTGGCAGAGCCACCCGGGGCTGGTCGCGACATGCGAAAGCGTCCATCTGAGTGAGTGGCCCGAACACACACGCGAGGCCGTCCACGAAGGACCCGCGGGTGACGACTGGGCGTTTCTGCTCGAGATCCGCGGAATCGTGAACGCCGCGATCGAGCCGCTGCGTGCCGCCAAGACGCTCGCGACCACTCAAGAAGCCGAGGTCACGCTCACCGCCGCACCACCGACGATCGCACGACTCGCGCAACTCGGGGGCGAATTGCTCGGCTTCCTGCTCGTGGCGCGTGCGGAACTGATCGAGGACCTCGACGCGACCGACGTGAGAGTCGAAGTGCAAAAGACCTCGCTGCCGCGCTGTGAACGCTGCTGGACCCATCGTCCGGACGTCGATGACACGCCCGGTCAGGCGGCGCTGTGCAGTCGCTGCAACCGGGTCCTCGCCGCGCGCAGCTAA
- a CDS encoding M23 family metallopeptidase, whose amino-acid sequence MPVALAAVLPLIIGAPEPASLPNESGWPWAARWAYPVGDSTAWGEPDSQGAPPFRVTRNVSRGRGNRPHQGADLSNRRAGDVVRAAAPGWVLAAGPGRRGNGFGWHVALAHRLPNGEFAYSVYGHLIAGSVTVAPGQSVVLGQTLGRVGETGRAYGPHLHFEVRRPRVLGERWEAARPVDPIEWIGDRRLEPRMESAAIARLLAWGESIAAIESGTAPEALLDRSTWWRMLAAALASEIDPTRGPLETRRRLEEARILPADGARLGGAPCSEAELESALRALSLRDALAPPPETSSAIESDPETESVRESRTISLRALETAPARSDSMFGPPIPLTVVRGLDRLAQALRSRPADRNLPGASTPAPVPAGRERRASP is encoded by the coding sequence TTGCCAGTCGCGCTCGCTGCGGTGTTGCCGCTCATCATCGGCGCGCCTGAGCCGGCGTCGCTTCCCAACGAATCGGGCTGGCCGTGGGCGGCTCGCTGGGCGTATCCGGTCGGCGACTCGACCGCGTGGGGCGAGCCCGATTCTCAGGGCGCGCCGCCGTTTCGCGTCACCCGCAATGTCTCGCGCGGACGTGGCAATCGACCCCATCAGGGCGCCGACCTCTCGAATCGTCGCGCCGGTGACGTGGTCCGGGCCGCGGCACCCGGCTGGGTGCTGGCAGCGGGCCCCGGCCGCCGCGGAAATGGATTCGGCTGGCACGTGGCACTGGCCCATCGACTTCCCAATGGAGAATTCGCCTATAGCGTCTACGGGCACCTGATCGCCGGCAGCGTGACCGTGGCGCCCGGTCAGAGCGTTGTGCTCGGGCAGACGCTCGGACGCGTGGGTGAGACCGGTCGCGCCTACGGACCGCATCTGCATTTCGAGGTGCGGCGGCCCCGCGTCCTCGGCGAACGCTGGGAAGCTGCGCGACCCGTCGATCCCATCGAGTGGATCGGCGATCGAAGGCTCGAGCCGCGCATGGAGTCGGCCGCCATTGCACGCCTGCTGGCGTGGGGCGAATCGATCGCAGCGATCGAATCGGGCACCGCGCCCGAGGCGCTGCTCGATCGTTCCACCTGGTGGCGCATGCTGGCAGCCGCACTCGCGAGCGAGATCGACCCGACGCGCGGACCGCTCGAAACGCGCCGGCGCCTCGAGGAGGCTCGCATCCTGCCCGCCGATGGCGCACGCCTCGGTGGTGCGCCGTGCAGCGAGGCGGAGCTGGAATCCGCACTGCGGGCGCTGAGCCTTCGTGACGCGCTTGCGCCGCCTCCCGAGACCTCGAGCGCGATCGAGTCGGATCCCGAGACCGAATCGGTTCGCGAGTCGCGTACGATTTCGTTGCGCGCGTTGGAAACAGCTCCGGCGCGATCCGATTCCATGTTCGGACCGCCGATTCCACTCACCGTGGTGCGGGGCCTCGATCGCCTCGCGCAGGCACTGCGATCGCGACCCGCCGACCGCAACCTTCCGGGCGCCTCCACTCCGGCACCGGTGCCCGCGGGCCGCGAGCGGCGCGCCAGCCCTTGA
- a CDS encoding M6 family metalloprotease domain-containing protein has translation MQLPPISNAVRSLWFVGAMLSLTFGTAVATAPPRFGPVPAQIELASQAGVLSVGPSSSPSGGGATLLAQPDWLVPVVLVDFPDQAFAAGSTNAHWDSALFDTTGATLRGSVYDYFRWASNGRARVRGRVVARIRMPQPKTYYANNSWGLGVLSTPNNIYGVIDEALRASDATVNWAPFDLNHDGMVDMLWVVHSGIGGEATVARDNLWSVTSTMSSWAQGSPFTSNDPIPGGGGLRVRIDRFSMLPELSAHHAGALAEIGVFCHEFGHALGLPDLYDTSGNSRNFGPGNWSLMSTGTYGGDGVTPESPAHPGAWASAFLGWAPVHTLTTDSVLTLRSVAAGGTVHSFFFGGENGPEHFMIEYRDRSGFDSSLPSEGLLVYHLDDALIGARLGVNRVNAGAIPGLRLVEADGLGDLVDGRSRGDASDIFPGPLGVERVDDRTVPNLRANNGTLTHTALEDITPLGDSLRVRVRTRPLGWRPLEVLPGVSGTPAGVLGSARRAARVINGEIVAASSEVNLGVARVIVRVKPASGPWGTPTVLNNGGAAATEPTLAAIGGNDAAAIWSDSRHGSNELYCRVRRQGVWMGEIRLTDLPGSSRYPAMVPDGLGHVHLVWQYTPPGGTPQLLYARVVPGQTAVAPVPVSPDSSRPDAPAIAATPTGGCYVLWPERATTPARLWFARIDPDSGVGPRKRLTPNDGSSQAAVAAAVDQFGTLHAVWPTVVSGRSEIHYHAEPGPTSGLGNPDSTLENRAEAIQNLALEVDSKGSMHMTFEALTGGVNTVRYRHRTTGGVWDFGSTGITRPEDGFATQIQPVPESEDRVTLVFGSSIGIEGRWMSCTRDAFATRLPTSAPLPAPAPPHAALRAHPNPLRGGVELRLRWLDSIPPLHAEIEVVDLRGRRMIARPLMKELGVWEAHVPGELTARWPAGVYFVRVAGGSRAERVVLLH, from the coding sequence GTGCAGTTGCCACCCATCTCGAACGCCGTACGAAGCCTGTGGTTCGTCGGCGCCATGCTGAGCCTGACGTTTGGAACCGCGGTCGCCACTGCGCCGCCGCGTTTCGGGCCGGTTCCGGCCCAGATCGAGCTCGCCTCCCAGGCTGGAGTGCTGAGCGTCGGCCCCTCGAGTTCGCCGAGCGGCGGCGGTGCCACGCTGCTTGCGCAGCCCGACTGGCTGGTTCCGGTCGTCCTGGTCGACTTCCCCGATCAAGCCTTCGCCGCCGGCTCAACGAACGCTCACTGGGATTCGGCGCTCTTCGACACCACCGGGGCGACCCTTCGCGGCTCGGTCTACGACTACTTCCGATGGGCATCGAACGGCCGCGCGCGCGTTCGCGGACGGGTCGTCGCCCGCATCCGCATGCCGCAGCCCAAGACCTACTACGCGAACAACAGCTGGGGGCTCGGCGTGCTGTCGACCCCGAACAACATCTACGGCGTCATCGACGAAGCCCTGCGCGCTTCGGACGCCACGGTCAACTGGGCGCCGTTCGATCTCAACCACGACGGCATGGTGGACATGCTCTGGGTGGTGCATTCCGGCATCGGCGGCGAGGCGACCGTGGCACGGGACAACCTGTGGTCGGTGACCTCGACGATGAGTTCGTGGGCGCAGGGCTCACCGTTCACCAGCAATGATCCGATTCCCGGTGGTGGCGGGTTGCGAGTTCGCATCGACCGATTCTCGATGTTGCCCGAGCTCTCGGCGCACCATGCGGGTGCTCTCGCCGAGATCGGAGTGTTCTGCCACGAGTTCGGTCATGCGCTCGGGCTGCCGGATCTCTACGACACGTCCGGGAACTCGCGAAACTTCGGACCCGGCAACTGGTCGCTGATGTCGACCGGCACCTACGGTGGGGACGGCGTCACACCCGAGTCCCCCGCGCACCCCGGCGCATGGGCGAGCGCCTTTCTGGGTTGGGCACCGGTCCATACGCTGACGACCGACAGCGTTTTGACGCTGCGATCGGTCGCCGCGGGGGGAACCGTCCATTCCTTCTTCTTCGGCGGCGAGAACGGACCCGAGCACTTCATGATCGAGTACCGCGATCGGAGCGGATTCGATTCGTCGCTTCCGAGCGAGGGGTTGCTCGTCTACCACCTCGACGACGCACTCATCGGTGCTCGGTTGGGAGTGAATCGGGTCAACGCGGGAGCGATTCCAGGGCTGCGGCTCGTCGAGGCTGACGGGCTCGGCGATCTGGTGGATGGGCGGAGCCGTGGAGACGCTTCGGACATCTTCCCGGGACCGCTCGGCGTCGAGCGAGTCGACGACCGAACGGTTCCGAACCTTCGCGCCAACAACGGGACGCTCACGCACACCGCACTCGAGGACATCACGCCGCTCGGCGACTCGTTGCGAGTGCGGGTGCGAACCCGGCCGCTCGGCTGGCGCCCGCTCGAGGTGTTGCCAGGCGTCAGCGGCACTCCGGCCGGCGTGCTGGGCTCGGCTCGGCGCGCGGCGCGCGTGATCAACGGCGAGATCGTCGCGGCTTCGAGCGAGGTGAATCTCGGTGTGGCGCGTGTGATCGTGCGCGTGAAGCCGGCGAGCGGGCCATGGGGGACCCCCACGGTGCTGAACAACGGCGGCGCAGCCGCGACCGAACCCACGCTCGCGGCGATCGGCGGCAACGATGCGGCCGCGATCTGGAGCGACAGCCGGCACGGATCGAACGAACTCTACTGCCGCGTGCGTCGCCAGGGCGTGTGGATGGGCGAAATCCGGCTCACCGATCTGCCGGGAAGTTCTCGATATCCGGCGATGGTTCCCGACGGCCTCGGGCACGTGCACCTGGTGTGGCAATACACGCCGCCGGGGGGTACGCCGCAGCTGCTCTACGCGCGCGTGGTGCCGGGCCAGACCGCAGTGGCACCTGTCCCGGTCTCACCCGACAGCTCGCGACCCGACGCGCCGGCGATCGCCGCGACTCCCACGGGCGGCTGCTATGTGTTGTGGCCGGAGCGGGCCACGACTCCCGCCCGTTTGTGGTTCGCGCGCATCGACCCGGATAGCGGAGTCGGCCCGCGCAAGCGGCTCACCCCGAATGACGGCTCCTCGCAAGCGGCGGTCGCGGCCGCCGTCGATCAGTTCGGCACCCTGCACGCCGTGTGGCCGACCGTGGTCTCGGGGCGTAGCGAGATTCACTATCACGCCGAGCCGGGCCCGACCTCGGGGCTCGGGAATCCCGATTCGACGCTCGAAAACCGCGCCGAGGCGATCCAGAATCTGGCGCTCGAAGTCGACAGCAAGGGCAGCATGCACATGACCTTCGAGGCCCTGACCGGTGGAGTGAATACGGTTCGCTACCGCCATCGCACGACCGGCGGTGTCTGGGACTTCGGCAGCACCGGGATCACGCGCCCCGAGGATGGATTCGCGACTCAGATCCAACCGGTACCGGAGTCGGAGGACCGGGTGACGCTGGTGTTCGGTTCGAGCATCGGGATCGAAGGGCGCTGGATGTCCTGCACGCGTGACGCATTCGCAACCCGACTGCCGACCAGCGCGCCGCTTCCCGCTCCTGCGCCTCCGCACGCCGCCCTGCGAGCGCATCCCAATCCGTTGCGCGGCGGCGTCGAACTGCGCCTTCGCTGGCTCGACTCAATCCCTCCTCTCCACGCCGAGATCGAGGTCGTCGATCTGCGCGGCCGCCGCATGATCGCGCGACCGCTCATGAAGGAACTCGGCGTCTGGGAGGCTCACGTTCCGGGCGAGCTGACCGCACGCTGGCCCGCCGGCGTCTACTTCGTGCGAGTGGCGGGTGGCTCACGAGCCGAGCGAGTGGTACTGCTGCACTGA
- a CDS encoding GWxTD domain-containing protein, whose amino-acid sequence MNLRPIRPRARMLATLVVLAGAWSSAPARALDLAPLRPDAAPYFLADPVISLDGDGKPTMTVSVSVPFYEVQWVKVGPADRRAARVEFTVVFDPGRGRRQFGDTWERRVVVPTAAASRSPNSRVADRRSFPIPAGRYELRVEVRDLNSGLGSNTQTKIEVPDYSRVPVGFADLELGTVDSAKTFTAEPGRVFGVTVSSMAARATLFDRRAGDWPRKYPFRYRILDDLGEEVVNGALEVSLGHSAEPVLLRPARSDLFIGDYVFVVELVEGSSRWRVERSFTVEQSGPPRGREFETMLEPLAFIATSAEIEALKALAPDRQADGWNEFWRRRDPTPETPRNESLLEFVRRVRYSERHFQGFGPGWRSDMGRIYIQNGPPDQIENRPATSQSSQLELWYYTNPYRRFVFADRDGFGRFQLLNTVGS is encoded by the coding sequence GTGAATCTGCGACCGATTCGACCGCGTGCCCGGATGCTCGCGACGCTGGTGGTGCTCGCCGGAGCCTGGTCCTCGGCCCCCGCTCGAGCGCTCGATCTGGCGCCGCTGCGACCCGATGCGGCGCCCTACTTTCTCGCCGATCCGGTGATTTCGCTGGACGGCGACGGCAAGCCGACGATGACGGTCTCGGTCTCCGTGCCGTTCTACGAAGTCCAGTGGGTGAAGGTCGGACCCGCCGACCGCCGCGCGGCGCGCGTCGAATTCACGGTCGTTTTCGATCCCGGCCGGGGCCGTCGCCAGTTCGGCGACACCTGGGAGCGGCGGGTGGTGGTTCCGACTGCCGCCGCCTCGCGATCGCCGAATTCGAGGGTGGCGGATCGGCGATCGTTTCCGATTCCCGCCGGCCGCTACGAGTTGCGAGTCGAGGTTCGCGACTTGAACTCGGGGCTCGGCTCCAATACCCAGACCAAGATCGAAGTCCCCGATTACAGCCGCGTACCAGTGGGATTCGCGGACCTGGAACTTGGCACCGTCGACTCGGCGAAGACCTTTACGGCCGAACCCGGCCGGGTCTTCGGCGTCACGGTCTCCTCGATGGCCGCGCGCGCCACGCTGTTCGACCGCCGGGCCGGCGACTGGCCACGCAAGTATCCATTCCGCTACCGCATCCTCGACGACCTCGGGGAGGAGGTCGTGAACGGAGCACTCGAAGTGTCGCTCGGGCACTCGGCCGAGCCTGTCCTCCTGCGGCCGGCGCGCTCCGACCTGTTCATCGGCGACTACGTGTTCGTCGTCGAGCTGGTCGAGGGCAGTTCACGCTGGCGGGTCGAACGTAGCTTCACGGTCGAGCAGAGCGGCCCGCCGCGTGGCCGTGAGTTCGAGACCATGCTGGAGCCGCTTGCTTTCATTGCTACCTCGGCCGAGATCGAGGCCCTGAAAGCGCTCGCACCCGACCGCCAGGCGGACGGCTGGAACGAGTTCTGGCGGCGGCGGGACCCGACCCCCGAGACGCCTCGCAACGAGTCGCTGCTCGAATTCGTGCGCCGCGTGCGCTACTCGGAGCGGCATTTTCAGGGCTTCGGGCCAGGCTGGCGCAGCGACATGGGGCGCATCTACATTCAGAACGGACCGCCGGATCAGATCGAGAATCGACCGGCGACCTCACAGAGTTCGCAGCTCGAGCTCTGGTACTACACGAATCCGTACCGCCGATTCGTGTTCGCGGATCGCGATGGTTTCGGGCGCTTCCAGCTGCTGAACACCGTCGGGAGCTGA
- a CDS encoding C40 family peptidase produces MTRITHGIVANSALDLRARADHRSELTSQLLFGEVVRRLGADRGGEWWRVESVSDGYRGWVRAWGLVGCDAARAADWRRRATARVNRLETWIRVTAPEMGPARVRAWWNSRLAPLGGRGVQPTFELPDGRVGTAPRSAFGPARSRVPRFGPRVESLRGVPYLWGGRTPAGLDCSGLTQLLWLDWGVSLPRDARQQLAACRPVGGVSQARPGDLLFFRRGSSPVSHVGLWLGRGCFTHARGTVTLGSLERSNSFYDKKLADQFFAVGRCLGEA; encoded by the coding sequence GTGACCCGCATCACGCATGGAATCGTCGCGAATTCAGCCCTCGACCTGCGTGCACGCGCCGACCATCGCTCCGAGCTGACGAGTCAGTTGCTGTTTGGCGAAGTGGTGCGCCGTCTGGGCGCAGATCGCGGTGGCGAGTGGTGGCGAGTCGAAAGCGTCTCGGACGGCTATCGGGGCTGGGTTCGGGCATGGGGACTGGTCGGATGTGACGCCGCGCGAGCGGCCGACTGGAGACGCCGCGCGACCGCGCGGGTCAATCGACTCGAGACGTGGATTCGTGTCACGGCGCCCGAAATGGGCCCGGCCCGAGTGCGGGCATGGTGGAACTCTCGCCTCGCGCCGCTGGGCGGCCGGGGAGTTCAGCCGACCTTCGAACTGCCGGACGGCCGAGTCGGGACGGCACCGCGATCCGCGTTCGGGCCCGCGAGATCGCGGGTTCCGCGCTTCGGACCGCGCGTCGAGTCACTGAGGGGCGTCCCTTATCTGTGGGGGGGACGTACGCCAGCGGGGCTCGATTGCTCGGGGTTGACGCAACTGCTGTGGCTCGACTGGGGAGTCTCGCTCCCGCGCGACGCCCGCCAACAACTCGCGGCCTGTCGGCCGGTCGGGGGTGTTTCGCAGGCGAGGCCCGGGGACCTGTTGTTCTTTCGGCGTGGGTCGAGCCCGGTTTCGCATGTCGGTCTGTGGCTCGGGCGAGGCTGCTTCACGCATGCTCGCGGGACCGTGACGCTGGGCAGCCTTGAACGCTCTAACTCGTTCTACGATAAAAAGTTGGCAGACCAGTTCTTCGCGGTCGGCAGGTGCCTGGGCGAGGCCTGA